From a single Bacillus sp. NEB1478 genomic region:
- a CDS encoding ParM/StbA family protein: protein MSKSRIAAVDVGNDSLKGIFGKLENELNIPNVIARDIEDRPVIGIEELDSKDPLEGIHIKVHSPALKENNAIYRVGELATKSDNSTELDPGSSKSEEDQTLIMLFTALALDAVKEENADIFPKKNNVIDSSYVLGTGLPLREVKEGKDAGYRSKLLGSVHQVEFLVTPKYQGIKVNLKFEEVKVYPEGFAAFINLVMDNDLKITNKDLIDKQVLIQDIGGLSTDIAVIRNRNVDDDKAQGFNLGVSEALEQIREEIRSKHGVELDSRLDVVDIVTKKTNRNHIMVRGSRTSVHDITDRILVDLAKKQYRLLRNVWAKNSQTEICYFVGGGSALLKDYIKTLNNNLDGYNIDFFEDEKESIWMMANAYYKLISDHLKRTTKDEKVEDKEKKAVKA, encoded by the coding sequence ATGAGTAAATCAAGAATTGCAGCCGTAGATGTTGGGAACGATTCATTAAAAGGGATTTTTGGAAAATTAGAAAACGAACTAAACATACCAAATGTCATTGCACGAGATATTGAAGACCGTCCGGTAATCGGTATTGAGGAGTTAGACAGCAAAGATCCATTAGAAGGTATACATATTAAAGTACACTCCCCTGCCTTAAAGGAAAATAACGCAATTTACCGAGTTGGAGAGCTTGCTACAAAAAGTGATAACTCAACTGAACTTGATCCAGGCAGCAGCAAGTCAGAAGAAGATCAAACGTTAATCATGCTATTTACAGCCCTAGCACTGGATGCTGTAAAAGAAGAGAACGCTGATATTTTCCCTAAGAAAAACAACGTTATCGATTCAAGCTATGTACTTGGTACTGGCCTCCCCCTTCGCGAAGTAAAGGAAGGAAAAGATGCAGGTTACCGTTCTAAGCTATTAGGATCTGTTCACCAAGTAGAATTCCTTGTAACACCGAAGTATCAAGGTATTAAAGTAAACTTGAAGTTCGAGGAAGTGAAAGTATATCCGGAAGGTTTTGCAGCATTTATTAACCTTGTAATGGATAATGACTTGAAGATCACGAACAAAGACTTAATTGATAAGCAAGTTCTTATTCAAGATATTGGCGGACTTTCTACGGATATCGCAGTGATCCGCAACCGCAATGTAGATGACGATAAAGCACAAGGCTTTAACCTTGGTGTGTCTGAAGCATTAGAACAAATACGAGAAGAGATTCGCTCCAAGCATGGTGTAGAATTAGACAGCAGACTTGATGTAGTTGACATCGTAACGAAGAAAACGAACCGTAACCACATCATGGTGCGCGGAAGCCGTACAAGCGTTCATGATATTACAGACCGTATTTTAGTAGACCTGGCTAAGAAACAATACCGATTGCTTCGTAATGTTTGGGCAAAAAATTCTCAAACAGAAATCTGTTATTTTGTCGGCGGCGGCTCTGCTCTCTTAAAGGATTACATTAAAACATTGAACAACAATCTAGATGGCTACAACATCGACTTTTTTGAAGATGAAAAAGAAAGCATCTGGATGATGGCAAATGCTTATTACAAACTTATTTCCGATCACCTAAAGAGAACAACTAAAGATGAAAAAGTTGAGGATAAAGAGAAAAAAGCTGTTAAAGCTTAA
- a CDS encoding catalase: MAEKHNADGNRKDEQLEQFRAEDAGKKLTTNQGLKVSEDEFSLKAGERGPTLMEDFHFREKMTHFDHERIPERIVHARGFAAHGEFELYESLKDFTKANFLQDTSKKTPTFVRFSTVAGSRGSAETVRDARGFATKFYTDEGNYDLVGNNIPVFFIQDAIKFPDLVHALKPEPHNEMPQAASAHDTFWDFVANNQESAHMVMWAMSDRAIPRSFRMMEGFGVHTFRLVNDEGKAHFVKFHWKPVLGTHSLVWDEAQKISGKDPDFHRRDLWESIDKGDYPEYELGLQLIPEEDEFKFDFDILDPTKLWPEEDVPVKIVGKMTLNRNVDNVFAETEQVAFHPGHVVPGIDFSNDPLLQGRLFSYTDTQLSRLGGPNFHELPINRPVCPFHNNQRDGISRQTINKGQVSYHKNSLAANTPAPASEEEGGYVHYQEKVEGRKVRSRSESFKDHFSQATLFWNSMSEPEKQHLKDAFSFELGKVKSKSVQQQVVDMFENVSLELAAAFAEAIDATPPKGLGSNVEKSSPALSQLNTVKKPNTRKVGIIVGHNVDGEAAVVLNALKNEGIQAELISDKLGKRESSDGNEHEVMHTFLTASSVLFDAIYLIGDSDVNNKFKQDALYFVNEAYSHYKPIGGTHEGSVWLKEEGLVDQPGVVSGDDMKQFAKDFAEAISEHRHWDRQIN, from the coding sequence ATGGCCGAAAAACACAATGCAGACGGAAATCGTAAAGATGAACAGCTGGAGCAATTTCGTGCAGAGGATGCAGGAAAAAAACTGACGACAAATCAAGGACTTAAAGTTTCTGAAGATGAGTTCTCCTTAAAAGCCGGTGAACGTGGACCAACATTGATGGAAGACTTCCACTTTCGCGAAAAAATGACACACTTTGATCATGAGCGTATTCCAGAGCGGATCGTGCATGCAAGAGGATTTGCAGCTCATGGAGAGTTTGAATTATATGAGAGTTTAAAAGACTTTACGAAAGCGAACTTTCTGCAGGATACTTCTAAAAAGACTCCTACATTTGTACGTTTCTCAACGGTCGCAGGTTCTAGAGGGTCTGCTGAAACCGTACGTGATGCTCGCGGTTTTGCGACAAAGTTTTATACGGACGAGGGTAACTACGATCTAGTAGGGAACAACATCCCCGTTTTTTTTATACAAGATGCGATTAAGTTTCCAGATTTAGTTCACGCACTTAAACCAGAGCCGCATAATGAAATGCCGCAAGCCGCAAGTGCCCATGATACGTTTTGGGATTTCGTAGCAAACAATCAGGAATCAGCACATATGGTTATGTGGGCGATGTCAGATCGGGCCATTCCAAGAAGTTTCCGCATGATGGAAGGTTTTGGCGTTCATACATTCCGTCTTGTTAACGACGAAGGCAAAGCTCATTTTGTTAAGTTTCATTGGAAGCCAGTCCTAGGCACACATTCATTAGTATGGGATGAAGCGCAAAAAATTTCAGGTAAAGACCCTGATTTTCACCGTCGGGATTTATGGGAATCCATTGATAAAGGTGATTATCCTGAATATGAATTAGGTCTTCAGCTGATTCCAGAAGAAGATGAATTTAAATTTGATTTTGATATTCTGGACCCCACGAAACTCTGGCCAGAAGAAGATGTACCGGTAAAGATTGTTGGGAAGATGACATTGAATCGCAATGTAGATAACGTTTTTGCCGAAACAGAGCAAGTAGCATTCCATCCTGGACATGTCGTGCCAGGAATTGATTTTTCGAATGATCCGTTACTGCAAGGACGTTTATTTTCATACACTGACACACAGCTATCACGACTCGGCGGCCCTAATTTCCATGAACTGCCGATCAACCGACCTGTTTGTCCGTTCCATAATAATCAGCGTGATGGCATCTCTCGTCAAACCATTAATAAAGGTCAAGTGAGCTATCATAAAAATTCTCTCGCAGCTAATACTCCTGCCCCTGCATCAGAGGAAGAAGGCGGATATGTACACTATCAAGAAAAAGTAGAAGGGAGAAAAGTGCGCAGCAGAAGTGAAAGCTTTAAAGACCATTTCTCCCAAGCTACCCTTTTTTGGAACAGTATGAGCGAGCCTGAGAAGCAGCATTTAAAGGATGCATTCAGCTTTGAATTAGGAAAAGTTAAAAGCAAATCAGTTCAGCAGCAAGTTGTGGACATGTTTGAAAACGTGAGCTTAGAATTAGCTGCAGCGTTTGCAGAAGCAATCGATGCAACTCCGCCTAAAGGTCTGGGATCTAATGTTGAGAAATCTTCTCCAGCTCTTAGCCAATTAAACACAGTGAAAAAACCGAATACGCGCAAAGTCGGTATCATTGTCGGGCACAATGTTGATGGAGAAGCTGCGGTTGTCTTGAATGCGTTGAAAAATGAAGGAATTCAGGCTGAGCTGATCAGCGACAAGCTAGGAAAAAGAGAGAGCTCAGATGGTAATGAGCATGAAGTGATGCATACGTTTCTTACCGCTTCATCTGTTCTCTTTGACGCTATCTATTTAATTGGTGATAGCGATGTGAATAACAAGTTCAAACAAGACGCTTTATATTTTGTGAATGAAGCTTATTCACACTATAAGCCAATCGGCGGCACACACGAAGGATCAGTATGGCTGAAAGAAGAAGGGTTAGTTGATCAACCGGGAGTTGTGAGTGGTGACGATATGAAACAATTCGCCAAAGATTTTGCTGAAGCAATTTCAGAACACCGTCACTGGGATCGACAAATAAATTAA
- a CDS encoding acyltransferase family protein, whose product MSGKSGLRYIPGLDGLRAFAVLSVIAYHFNFSWASGGFLGVDFFFVLSGYLITSIILPLKGNEITLDPRDFWMGRIRRLLPASFIMIIATVIWVVLFNRELLSTVRGDAISAFFYITNWWYIFHDVSYFDSFGSPSPIKNLWSLAIEEQFYILWPIVLITGLRLFKRRGRFSIFVFAAILASAWLMSTLYQPGADPSRVYYGTDTRSFELMIGCWLALLWPMKRLSTKELPFSTRSFLNGLSILSFALFIISVSYFDEFQPFIYKGGMLLFCLNAAVLIACICHPSSYLGVLLGKKPLNWIGTRSYGIYLWHYPVIVLSTPVQEIGNPVYWRVGLQLALTFIIADLSYRFIETPIRKHGFKGFFQKYFSINHINSLPATVVSLPALIVFIGGITGVIDGKSQSEAASTHPTQIKISSSQQSVKNNETDNSHSSSSTKDNEDDKIIDQIKEHDAKNKSEVNNKGPEGGATAPAKTYNNVLAIGDSVMLDIASRLQKTHTKITIDGKVGRQLSEALQFAPDYANFNQPNKAVIIELGTNGYFTEDQLNTLLNNFSKADIYLVNTRVPRSWESKVNTLLLEKTKKKDNITLVDWHSESIKHPEYFGSDGVHLGSRGKDALTNLINKAMK is encoded by the coding sequence ATGTCAGGAAAGTCAGGTCTTCGTTACATACCTGGATTAGATGGACTGCGGGCATTTGCAGTGCTCTCCGTAATCGCATACCATTTTAATTTCAGCTGGGCTTCAGGTGGATTTCTTGGTGTGGACTTCTTTTTTGTATTATCCGGCTATTTAATTACATCGATAATACTTCCGTTAAAAGGAAACGAAATCACATTAGATCCGCGGGATTTCTGGATGGGCCGCATACGCCGTTTATTACCCGCTTCCTTTATCATGATTATCGCCACCGTCATCTGGGTCGTGCTTTTTAACCGTGAGCTGCTCAGCACTGTTCGCGGTGATGCTATATCAGCCTTTTTTTATATAACGAACTGGTGGTATATCTTTCATGACGTATCTTATTTTGATAGTTTTGGTTCACCGTCACCTATTAAAAATTTATGGTCTTTAGCGATTGAAGAACAATTTTATATCCTATGGCCGATCGTGCTCATTACCGGGCTTCGCCTATTTAAACGAAGAGGCCGTTTTTCTATATTCGTTTTCGCTGCCATACTTGCTTCTGCCTGGCTCATGAGTACTTTATATCAGCCTGGAGCAGATCCCAGCCGTGTATACTATGGAACAGATACACGCTCATTCGAACTCATGATAGGGTGCTGGCTCGCTCTTCTATGGCCGATGAAACGGCTCTCTACGAAAGAATTGCCTTTCAGTACTAGAAGTTTTTTAAATGGGCTCAGCATTTTATCTTTTGCACTTTTTATAATATCTGTCTCCTATTTTGACGAGTTCCAGCCATTTATTTATAAAGGCGGCATGCTGTTGTTCTGTTTAAACGCAGCCGTCCTAATCGCATGTATTTGTCATCCCAGCAGTTACTTAGGCGTCCTGCTTGGCAAAAAACCGCTAAATTGGATCGGTACTCGTTCATATGGAATTTATTTGTGGCACTATCCCGTTATCGTGCTAAGCACACCTGTTCAAGAAATCGGGAATCCCGTATACTGGCGAGTCGGACTGCAACTAGCCTTGACGTTTATAATTGCAGATCTTTCCTATCGGTTTATCGAAACACCTATTCGTAAACACGGCTTTAAAGGATTTTTCCAAAAATACTTTTCTATTAATCACATAAACAGTCTTCCTGCAACGGTTGTTTCCCTCCCTGCTCTAATAGTTTTCATTGGAGGTATAACAGGCGTTATCGACGGCAAAAGTCAAAGCGAAGCAGCCAGTACACATCCTACTCAAATAAAAATAAGCAGTAGCCAGCAGTCTGTAAAAAATAATGAAACAGACAATTCCCATTCTTCTTCTTCAACTAAAGATAATGAGGATGACAAGATCATAGATCAAATTAAAGAACATGACGCTAAAAACAAATCTGAGGTCAATAATAAAGGTCCAGAAGGTGGTGCAACAGCACCTGCGAAGACTTATAACAACGTATTGGCCATTGGAGACTCTGTAATGCTTGATATTGCATCGAGATTACAGAAAACACACACTAAGATCACTATTGATGGAAAAGTCGGCAGACAGCTTTCTGAAGCCTTACAATTCGCACCAGATTACGCTAATTTTAATCAGCCGAATAAAGCTGTCATTATTGAATTGGGAACAAACGGATACTTTACGGAAGACCAATTGAATACTCTGCTGAACAATTTTTCAAAAGCCGATATTTATTTAGTGAATACACGCGTTCCAAGATCATGGGAAAGCAAAGTAAATACGTTATTGCTTGAAAAAACAAAAAAAAAAGACAATATTACACTCGTAGATTGGCATAGTGAATCAATTAAACATCCAGAATACTTCGGTTCTGACGGAGTCCACTTAGGTTCAAGAGGGAAAGATGCCCTCACAAACCTTATTAATAAGGCGATGAAATAA
- the rbsK gene encoding ribokinase — protein sequence MDIAIVGSNMVDLISYIDKMPKEGETLEAPDFEIGCGGKGANQAVAAAKLGSKVMMVTKVGDDLFADNTIQNLKNFGIDTEFTNKVPGTSSGVAPIFVDPESKNRILIIKGANKHLSPEDVDRAAEKLKKCSLIVLQLEIPLPTIYRAIEFGNEHGIPVIMNPAPASKELDFEYVRRCDFFIPNESELETLTEMPVENEEQIQTAALKLVEQGVKNVIVTMGSRGVMWVTKDHVQTVSSHKVDAIDTTGAGDAFIGCFSHYYVQDGDVLQAMKMATAFAALSVTKRGTQTSYPTLEQTESFTKVK from the coding sequence ATGGATATCGCAATTGTAGGTTCTAATATGGTAGATCTTATTTCATATATTGATAAAATGCCTAAAGAAGGTGAAACATTAGAGGCACCTGACTTTGAAATTGGCTGTGGCGGAAAAGGGGCCAACCAGGCAGTAGCAGCTGCTAAGCTAGGTTCAAAAGTTATGATGGTAACAAAAGTCGGCGATGATTTGTTCGCTGATAACACAATCCAAAATTTGAAAAATTTCGGAATAGATACAGAGTTCACGAACAAAGTTCCAGGTACATCGAGTGGAGTTGCGCCAATCTTTGTTGACCCAGAATCCAAAAACCGTATTCTGATCATTAAGGGAGCTAACAAGCACTTGTCTCCTGAAGATGTCGACCGAGCAGCAGAAAAACTAAAGAAATGCTCATTGATTGTACTTCAGCTTGAAATTCCGCTTCCAACGATCTATCGAGCCATTGAATTTGGAAATGAACACGGCATTCCAGTGATAATGAATCCCGCTCCCGCTTCAAAAGAATTAGATTTTGAATACGTTCGCAGATGCGATTTCTTCATTCCGAACGAAAGTGAATTAGAAACATTAACAGAAATGCCCGTTGAAAACGAAGAGCAAATTCAAACAGCTGCCTTAAAACTCGTAGAACAAGGAGTAAAAAACGTAATCGTCACGATGGGCAGCCGAGGCGTGATGTGGGTAACCAAAGATCATGTACAAACAGTTTCTTCACATAAGGTAGATGCAATTGATACGACTGGCGCAGGAGACGCATTTATCGGCTGCTTCTCACATTACTACGTACAAGATGGAGATGTGCTTCAAGCGATGAAAATGGCAACAGCATTCGCTGCACTTAGTGTAACAAAACGCGGAACGCAAACCTCCTATCCAACTTTAGAACAAACAGAATCTTTTACTAAAGTAAAATAA
- a CDS encoding aldose 1-epimerase family protein: MTGTIKLQRDFFKDNKNVIFSNDDFSITLFKYSSGIEAIELLNSRGKMTVLPYYGQMIWDLEFDQVDLKMKNMFQEPKKADDITGTYGCFAFHSGLIRNGCPAPKDDHPLHGEMPCADMDHAWLEVANDHVKICGSTEYVMGFGHHYMAKPSVKMYAKETYIEMNMEVENLAATNMPLQYMCHTNYAYLDQGEFKQNIPVDAFALRESIPEHVNPTEKWLSYNSALRNGEASLEKLDQPEMYDPEIVFFADKLNQYGEQAEFEITSPDGTAFFTSFSTAELNYATRWILHNPDQQVAAFVLPATCRPEGFLAAKKTDTLITLKPGEKRSFTVVTGKK; this comes from the coding sequence ATGACCGGAACTATAAAATTACAGCGTGATTTTTTCAAAGACAACAAAAATGTAATTTTCAGCAACGATGATTTTTCCATTACCTTGTTTAAATACTCATCTGGGATTGAAGCTATTGAACTCTTGAACTCACGCGGTAAAATGACAGTGCTTCCCTATTATGGTCAAATGATTTGGGATCTTGAATTCGATCAAGTCGATTTAAAAATGAAAAATATGTTCCAGGAGCCTAAGAAGGCAGATGATATAACCGGTACGTACGGTTGTTTCGCATTCCATTCAGGCTTAATTCGCAATGGCTGCCCAGCACCCAAAGATGATCATCCCCTGCATGGTGAAATGCCATGTGCGGATATGGATCATGCTTGGCTGGAAGTTGCAAATGACCATGTAAAGATTTGCGGATCTACTGAATATGTTATGGGATTTGGGCATCATTACATGGCAAAACCAAGCGTTAAGATGTATGCCAAGGAAACATACATTGAAATGAATATGGAAGTAGAAAATCTTGCTGCAACCAATATGCCGCTTCAATATATGTGTCATACAAATTATGCTTATTTAGATCAAGGTGAATTCAAACAAAATATACCGGTTGATGCTTTTGCGCTTAGGGAATCGATTCCAGAACATGTGAATCCTACTGAAAAATGGCTGTCATACAATTCCGCCCTTCGTAACGGTGAAGCCAGCCTTGAAAAACTGGATCAGCCTGAAATGTATGATCCTGAAATTGTCTTCTTTGCCGATAAACTTAACCAATATGGCGAGCAAGCCGAATTTGAAATCACTTCACCGGACGGAACTGCATTTTTCACAAGCTTTTCAACAGCAGAGTTGAATTATGCAACAAGATGGATTCTTCACAATCCAGATCAGCAGGTTGCAGCGTTTGTACTTCCGGCAACGTGCCGTCCAGAAGGATTTCTGGCAGCTAAGAAAACTGATACACTGATAACATTAAAACCAGGTGAAAAAAGATCATTTACAGTAGTAACGGGTAAGAAATAA
- the fucP gene encoding L-fucose:H+ symporter permease yields the protein MKNLIQLPDGYLNKTPIFQFILLSFLFPLWAAAASLNDILITQFKHVFELSDFASALVQSAFYGGYFLIAIPASIIIKKTTYKLGIIIGLIFYIAGCALFFPASHIATYTMFLFALFSIAIGLGFLETAANTYSSMIGPRKFSILRLNISQTFHPIGAIAGILLGKYLVFQEGANLEAQMANMSPAEAKAFGLEMLQHTLQPYKYMIFVLIVVLILFIITKFPACKPTNSAGEQESPSIKETLHHLGSNKRYRKGIIAQFLYVGLQVTVWSFTIRLALNLDSTLNERNASNFMIYSFIAYFAGKFIANFLMTRFSPSKVLFLYSVIGALLLFYVSFVPNMTAVYGAIAVSVLMGPCWPTIYAETLEVIKDKKYTEMAGAILVMAIIGGAVVPAIHGVVSDMLGSLQTAFIVPAACFIYIAYYFYNEMKNQQSVKESVPEATNLKAQ from the coding sequence ATGAAAAACCTGATCCAATTGCCTGATGGATATTTGAACAAAACCCCTATCTTCCAGTTCATTTTACTATCCTTTCTATTCCCTTTATGGGCTGCAGCAGCAAGCTTAAATGATATTCTTATCACACAATTCAAACATGTATTTGAACTAAGTGATTTTGCGAGCGCTTTAGTCCAAAGTGCGTTCTACGGCGGATATTTTCTAATTGCGATTCCTGCTTCAATCATAATAAAAAAGACCACCTACAAATTAGGGATCATTATCGGATTAATTTTTTATATCGCAGGCTGTGCTCTATTTTTCCCAGCTTCGCACATTGCAACGTATACCATGTTTTTGTTCGCGTTGTTCTCAATTGCAATCGGCTTAGGATTTCTGGAGACTGCTGCTAATACGTACAGTTCCATGATCGGACCGCGTAAATTTTCGATTCTCCGGTTAAATATCAGTCAAACATTCCACCCGATCGGAGCAATCGCAGGAATTCTTTTAGGGAAATACCTTGTTTTCCAAGAAGGGGCTAACTTAGAGGCACAGATGGCGAACATGTCCCCTGCAGAGGCAAAAGCATTCGGACTGGAGATGCTGCAGCATACTCTACAGCCATATAAATACATGATTTTCGTACTCATCGTAGTTCTTATTTTATTTATCATTACGAAGTTCCCTGCATGTAAACCGACAAATAGCGCAGGGGAACAAGAATCACCGAGTATAAAAGAAACATTGCATCACCTTGGTTCCAACAAACGTTACCGTAAAGGAATTATTGCTCAGTTCTTATATGTTGGATTGCAAGTTACAGTCTGGTCCTTTACGATTCGTCTTGCACTGAACTTGGATTCTACACTTAACGAACGTAATGCATCGAACTTTATGATTTACAGTTTTATTGCTTATTTCGCTGGTAAGTTCATAGCCAATTTCTTGATGACCCGGTTCTCACCGTCTAAAGTATTATTCTTATATTCGGTTATCGGCGCTTTGCTATTGTTCTACGTTTCCTTTGTACCAAATATGACAGCGGTGTACGGGGCCATAGCTGTAAGTGTATTGATGGGACCTTGCTGGCCGACGATTTATGCAGAAACACTCGAAGTAATTAAAGACAAAAAATATACAGAGATGGCTGGTGCCATACTCGTAATGGCAATCATTGGCGGTGCAGTCGTTCCTGCTATCCACGGTGTCGTTTCGGACATGCTCGGATCATTGCAAACAGCGTTTATCGTACCTGCAGCATGTTTCATTTATATTGCTTACTACTTCTATAACGAAATGAAAAATCAGCAAAGTGTTAAAGAATCAGTTCCAGAAGCTACAAATTTAAAAGCTCAATAA
- a CDS encoding LacI family DNA-binding transcriptional regulator has product MESKPNIQAVAKLANVSIATVSRVINNQGGVRKKTEDRIQKAINELGYIRNAAARTMKKKETKTVGVIVPDIKNPFFPIVMAGIEQKAREKGYFTILSSTSESQVVEEEIVKNFIERGVDGVIITTANEDSDHLKVLENQRIPIVAVDRSIQNLNVDTVLVDNEKGTYQAVQHLILQGHKKIAIICGPLNTTPAFKRLIGYKKALDDYGIPFNEQYVIHGDFQEQSGYEGTKELFSLDERPTAIFSSNNLMSIGSVKALQDLNWILGKEVSFIGFDDIDIATFMNPKLTVVARPMNTLGELAFQLLHERISFKGNVPKREYMLSPELKIRDSCRLT; this is encoded by the coding sequence ATGGAATCAAAACCAAATATTCAGGCGGTAGCAAAACTTGCCAATGTTTCCATTGCAACTGTTTCAAGAGTCATTAATAATCAGGGAGGCGTCAGAAAGAAAACAGAAGACAGAATCCAAAAAGCAATTAATGAACTTGGCTACATTCGGAACGCTGCAGCTAGAACCATGAAAAAGAAAGAAACAAAGACAGTCGGAGTCATTGTTCCGGATATAAAGAACCCTTTTTTCCCTATCGTAATGGCGGGTATTGAACAAAAAGCACGTGAAAAAGGTTATTTTACAATACTCAGCAGTACAAGTGAATCTCAGGTGGTCGAAGAAGAAATCGTTAAAAACTTCATAGAACGCGGTGTGGATGGTGTGATCATTACGACGGCTAACGAAGACAGTGACCATCTTAAGGTACTTGAAAATCAAAGAATACCTATTGTAGCCGTTGACAGAAGCATTCAAAATTTAAATGTGGATACGGTCTTAGTCGACAATGAAAAAGGCACATATCAAGCGGTACAGCATTTGATTCTTCAAGGTCATAAAAAAATTGCAATTATTTGTGGTCCTTTAAACACGACACCTGCATTCAAGAGATTAATCGGATACAAAAAAGCGCTAGATGATTATGGTATTCCGTTTAATGAACAATATGTCATTCACGGGGATTTTCAAGAACAAAGCGGTTATGAAGGAACAAAAGAACTCTTTTCATTAGATGAGCGGCCAACAGCCATCTTCTCATCAAACAACTTAATGTCGATCGGTTCTGTCAAAGCTCTGCAAGACTTAAACTGGATACTCGGTAAAGAAGTTTCATTTATTGGTTTTGATGACATTGATATCGCTACTTTTATGAACCCAAAACTGACTGTTGTCGCACGGCCAATGAATACGCTTGGAGAATTAGCTTTCCAGCTGCTGCATGAACGGATTTCCTTTAAAGGAAACGTCCCAAAGCGGGAATACATGCTATCACCCGAATTAAAAATTAGAGATTCCTGCAGGCTAACTTAA
- a CDS encoding glycosyltransferase, whose amino-acid sequence MKNKIIGLLMVFVISFPLLIIPHQAEAQQRAQGQCFSQNAIDLYSEQRREWKNHVFWTKSYVVSALGDLKDKDANLKRLLQNQVDIGNTIKPFYGDATGNQLSKLLTEHIVIAGKLVDALKKGDQASAHKLNADWYRNADDIAKFMSKINPNWKEKKMKDLLYMHLKLLTDQVAARLKGDWEGEIKAFDAGEKHIMVLADEITNGIMKQFPRKFR is encoded by the coding sequence ATGAAAAATAAAATAATAGGCTTGCTGATGGTATTCGTAATCAGCTTTCCACTGCTCATTATACCGCATCAAGCAGAAGCACAGCAGAGGGCACAAGGGCAATGTTTCAGCCAGAACGCGATTGATTTATATTCTGAACAAAGAAGAGAATGGAAGAACCATGTCTTTTGGACAAAAAGTTATGTAGTGAGCGCATTAGGAGACCTAAAAGATAAAGATGCCAACTTAAAACGACTGCTGCAAAACCAAGTGGACATCGGAAATACAATCAAACCTTTTTATGGTGATGCTACAGGAAATCAGTTATCAAAGCTTCTAACAGAGCATATTGTCATTGCTGGAAAGTTAGTGGATGCATTGAAAAAAGGTGATCAAGCAAGTGCTCACAAGCTGAATGCAGATTGGTATAGAAATGCTGATGATATCGCAAAATTCATGAGCAAAATCAATCCAAACTGGAAAGAGAAGAAGATGAAAGACTTGCTTTACATGCATTTGAAGCTTTTAACAGACCAAGTAGCGGCAAGGCTTAAAGGGGATTGGGAAGGCGAAATCAAAGCATTTGATGCAGGAGAAAAACACATCATGGTTTTAGCAGACGAGATTACGAATGGAATCATGAAACAGTTTCCGAGAAAGTTTAGATAA
- a CDS encoding NAD(P)H-dependent oxidoreductase, producing MKICIVYDSEGGHTKALAESIAAGAQIVNGAEVYLQHVDEADVYTLPEMDAIIWGCPGHFGTISSGLKSWIDKLGYLWAEGKLINKVGAVFCTTATTHGGLEATLLNLITPMLHQGMIIAGLPGNVPENALYGSYYGVGITCPIEADEFITEDDQALGRALGERVAKVAQQFTKR from the coding sequence ATGAAAATATGTATTGTCTACGATAGTGAAGGCGGTCATACAAAAGCACTTGCAGAGTCCATCGCAGCTGGAGCACAGATCGTGAACGGAGCTGAAGTCTACCTCCAGCATGTAGATGAAGCAGATGTTTATACCCTTCCAGAAATGGATGCGATTATCTGGGGATGCCCCGGACATTTCGGCACCATCAGTTCAGGATTAAAAAGCTGGATTGATAAGCTTGGCTATCTATGGGCTGAAGGAAAGCTGATTAACAAAGTAGGCGCTGTATTCTGTACAACAGCCACAACTCATGGTGGTTTGGAAGCTACTCTCTTAAACCTGATTACTCCAATGCTGCACCAAGGTATGATCATTGCGGGACTTCCAGGAAATGTCCCTGAAAACGCGCTGTACGGATCTTATTATGGCGTTGGCATAACTTGTCCGATAGAAGCGGATGAATTTATTACCGAAGACGACCAAGCTCTTGGACGTGCATTGGGAGAGCGGGTAGCAAAAGTAGCACAGCAATTTACGAAACGGTAG